A single Harpia harpyja isolate bHarHar1 chromosome 6, bHarHar1 primary haplotype, whole genome shotgun sequence DNA region contains:
- the SUN2 gene encoding SUN domain-containing protein 2, giving the protein MSRRSQRLVTSRYYPGDDDATTGGSGSLLGGQQLPFKENTSRTIRRKSSSTKRLSPAPSTQTSYYSESMMSESYLGGSRGLAALGSSVLDDALDSSTYWGGELSTRRRRGTGDTESSKINGLLESKTYDTYASSSGYSSEDDYAGHFYSGQSSSGSGLRTAASRVGSFLWQVLTSPVWFVGWLFSGLAAAWHRLTGAAPRSGGIPFSRRYPWLKRSLLLLLLLLLLAAAAYGAWYFYPYGLSTLNLPPFPWWGAGKLSSSYVPGAGDLTALDQGLRGEHRLLARFQALEKRFEALEAEVSRWELRRGAAAVTAEGEPPPGDVLALLEGLVSRRDAGLKEHVRTDVTSHLQGELDAFRAQVQKDLDGRLGKMAQASQEMEARLLELNSEWQSSVQDLRGSFQQEVAKLEQEVAALRRELAGLKSDQEVMGKHVEGMLEQLKAVRADVEAQFPAWVSRFLSQSRQDGAAGLVLQREDLQAELQALEHKILAKVLEDRRLSARDAQAGIGVALRQGGTAGVTEEQVHLIVGQALKRYSEDRVGMVDYALESAGASVINTRCSETYETRTALLSLFGIPLWYHSQSPRVILQPDVNPGNCWAFRGSQGFAIIRLSSIIRPTAVTLEHIPKALSPQGTIPSAPKDFAVYGLKEEREEEGFLLGQFTYNHDSDPIQTFYLEGDAVGTYQLVELRVLSNWGHPEYTCIYRFRVHGEPVH; this is encoded by the exons ATGTCCCGCCGCAGCCAGCGCCTCGTCACCTCCCGCTACTACCCCGGGGACGACGATGCCACGACCGGCGGCAGCGGCTCCCTGCTGGGCGGGCAGCAGCTCCCCTTCAAGGAGAACACCAGCAG GACGATCAGGAGGAAATCGAGCAGCACGAAGCGCCTGTCTCCCGCCCCCAGCACCCAAACCTCCTACTACAGCGAGTCCATGATGAGCGAGTCCTACctggggggcagccggggccTCGCCGCCCTGGGCAGCTCCGTACTGGACGATGCCCTGGACAGCAGCACGTACTGGG GTGGGGAGCTCTCCACCAGGAGGAGAAGAGGCACAGGGGACACCGAGTCCAGTAAGATCAACGGGCTGCTGGAGAGCAAGACGTACGACACCTACGCCTCGTCGTCTGGGTACTCTTCGGAAGACGACTACGCCG GTCACTTTTATTCAGGCCAGAGTAGCTCTGGGTCGGGGCTGAGGACCGCAGCCTCCCGGGTGGGCTCCTTCCTCTGGCAGGTGCTCACCTCCCCGG TTTGGTTCGTGGGATGGCTGTTCTccgggctggcagctgcctggcaccGCCTCACCGGCGCGGCTCCCCGCTCGGGCGGCATCCCCTTCTCCAG GCGCTACCCGTGGCTGAAgaggtccctgctgctgctgctgctcctcctgctcctcgctgctgccgcctaCG GAGCTTGGTACTTCTACCCGTACGGGCTGTCGACGCTCAACCTCCCGCCATTCCCGTGGTGGGGAGCCGGAAAGCTTTCCTCCTCCTATGTGCCTGGGGCAGGGGACCTGACCGCGCTGGACCAG gggctgcggggggagcaCCGGCTCCTGGCTCGCTTCCAGGCCTTGGAGAAACGCTTCGAGGCGCTGGAGGCCGAGGTGTCGCGGTGGGAGCTGCGGCGAGGGGCGGCAGCGGTGACGGCAGAGGGAGAGCCGCCCCCGGGGGAtgtcctggcactgctggaggggCTGGTGAGCCGCCGGGACGCGGGGCTGAAGGAGCATGTCCGCACCGATGTGACCAGCCATCTCCAG GGCGAGCTGGATGCCTTCCGAGCCCAGGTGCAGAAGGATTTAGATGGGCGCCTGGGGAAGATGGCACAAGCCTCTCAG GAGATGGAGGCACGCTTGCTGGAGCTGAACTCGGAGTGGCAGAG CTCTGTGCAGGACCTGCGAGGCAGCTTCCAGCAAGAGGTGGccaagctggagcaggaggtggcAGCGCTGAGGAGGGAGCTGGCGGGTCTCAAGTCAGACCAGGAGGTGATGGGGAAGCATGTGGAGGGGATGCTGGAGCAGCTGAAGGCCGTGCGGGCTGAT GTGGAAGCGCAGTTCCCGGCGTGGGTCAGTCGGTTCCTGTCGCAGTCCCGGCAGGACGGTGCCGCTGGCCTCGTCCTCCAGCGGGAAGATTTGCAAGCGGAGCTCCAGGCCCTGGAGCACAAGATCCTGGCCAAAGTCTTGGAGGACCGGAGGCTGTCGGCACGGGATGCTCAGGCCGGTATCGGAGTGGCCCTGCGGCAGGGGGGGACCGCAGGGGTGACGGAGGAG CAAGTGCATCTCATCGTGGGCCAGGCCCTGAAGCGCTACAGCGAGGACCGCGTGGGGATGGTTGACTACGCCCTGGAGTCGGCGG GGGCCAGCGTCATCAACACCCGCTGCTCGGAGACCTACGAGACGCGGACGGCGCTGCTGAGCTTGTTCGGCATCCCCCTGTGGTACCACTCGCAGTCCCCCCGAGTCATCCTGCAG CCAGATGTCAACCCCGGGAACTGCTGGGCGTTTCGTGGGTCCCAGGGCTTTGCCATCATCCGCCTCTCCAGCATTATCCGCCCCACGGCCGTGACGCTGGAGCACATCCCAAAAGCCCTCTCGCCCCAGGGGACCATCCCCAGTGCCCCCAAGGACTTCGCTGTCTAT GGcttgaaggaggagagagaggaggagggctTTCTCCTCGGGCAGTTCACCTACAACCACGACAGTGACCCCATCCAAACATTTTACTTGGAG GGTGATGCTGTGGGCACGTACCAGCTGGTGGAGCTCCGGGTGCTGAGCAATTGGGGCCACCCCGAATATACCTGCATCTACCGCTTCCGCGTGCACGGGGAGCCGGTGCACTGA